The region AGCTTGCTTGAGAATGGTATGGGTGCGGAGGGTTTGCTCCAAGTTGAGTTGACTGGATGCATTGCCAGCATGGACACGGTAATAGTAAAGCGGTTTGGGAATGTGGCGAATGTGTGTGACTTCGGAAAGCCGCAAACAAAGGTCATAATCTTCGACAAAGTCGAGGGAATTGGTGATGCCGCCCACCTGCTCATACAGCAATCGCCGCATCAACCGAAAGTGGAACGTCATGAAGTCCAGCAGTAACCGATCTTTGGAGTAGGGGATGCGGCAACGGTGCCCATACCGCATGATTTGTCCCTGCTCATCTATGTCGTAATAGTCGGTATAGACCATGCCAACTGTGGGACAAGCATCTAACATCTGAACAGTTTCTGCCAGAGCCGTTGGAGCCAGGCGATCGTCGCTATCTACCCAACCCAGATAAGTTCCCTGAGTTTGGGCGATCGCGCTTGCCAGAGCGGCTACCCGTCCTTGATGTTTGGCGGACACCACCCGTACTCGTGGATCTTGCTGAGCAAAGGTTTGTGCCAGTGCCACCGACCCATCTTGCGAACCGTCATCCCATATCAACAATTCAAAGTTTGGGTAGGTTTGCTGCAAAACACTGGCAATTGCAGCCTCCAAAAACAATTCCCGGTTGTAGGTTGTAATGACGATTGAAACAAGCGGACGCATAGGGTACTCCAAAACCCCCAGATTTTGGTTTTAGCACCCTCAATCATGCCTCAATACAATTAATTCCAAATCTTCAAATTTATTTGTCGATTAATAAAGGCGTAGTAAAGGCAACGTTTGAGTACATTTTTTCAGCATGTTTCAAAGAACATGAGGTTCTCATGCAGGGTCTTGAGCACAGCGAAATCCAGCAAATACCTCGCGCACGTGGGGATGATACCAGTTGCGAAAGGTTGAACGTAATGCCCAGGGACGAGTTGCCCAACTCCCACCCCGCAACACCCGATGGTTTTCATCAAAATATGCCTGCGAATAGCCGCGATAAGGATAACTCTGGAACCCGGGATAGCCAGCAAACCAGGATGCAGTCCACTCCCAAACATTCCCCAACATATCCTCACAGCCATAAGGACTGTAGCCCAGTGGATAGTGGTGAATGGGGGTGGTATGCCCAATTTGATGGTTATGATTGCAGCGATCGCAGGTTGGAAACTCATCCCCCCAGGGAAACCGCTGATTCTGGCGTCTGGTAGGATTCCAACTGGCAGCTTTTTCCCATTCTGATTCAGTCGGCAACCGTTTCCCAACAAAGTTTGCGTAAGCTTCTGCCTCATACCAACTCACTCCACACACAGGATGCGCATCCCAGGCAGAATCCTCTCTCCAGTAAAGCGGTTGGCTCACTGGATTTGCTTGCAACCACGCCCAGCCCTCCGGCGACCACCACTCTCCCTGGGTGTATCCCCCCGCTTGCATAAACCGCCGATACTGCTCACAGGTCACTGGGGTTTGATCTATCCAATAGGCATCCAAATACACTGTGTGTACAGGTTGCTCGTTGTCCAATGCATCCAGCGCATCGTTGCCCATTGCGAAATATCCCGCTGGAATATATATCATTTCCGGCTGCGATCGCTGTATCTGGCAATCTAGAGTCTTTACTCTGGAATTTGCTGGGGAATTGGGGATCAGGTATCGGGTATCGGGTATCGGTGATGCCTGACTCCTGACTTCTGTTTTCGGCAGGCATAAAGCACTGCTTTCATATCTCTGCTTTTCCTGCAACGCCAACACGATCGCGATCGTTTCGCAATGCTGACTCTCATGCTGCAATAACCAAAGCCACAGCCGTCTTTGCTGATCGAGCGGTGCTGTTTTTAGATAATCAAAAACCTGAGTACGAGTTGCACTCAGATAGGTCTTAACCTCTGCCAAGGAAGGAAGATGAATGCGATTGCATTTAGGTAATGTATCTGCCGCAAACAGGTGACGATACTCTGGGAACTGGGGAGCCATGCCTGCCAGATGCTCCAGAATCCATAGCCCTTCCGTGTAAGCAATGTGACCCAAGTGCCAGCCAATCGGGCTGAAGTCAGGATGGGCTTGCCGACAAAATGTCTCGTGATCTACGTCATGAAATAAAGCCAGCGTTTGTTCCCGGCATTCTTCCATCCAGGATTGCAGCAGATTGGCAGAATACCTGGTTGGTAACTGTTGGTGGGTTGTTCGTGGCTGGTAACTCATCTACAAATAAAGCGTCTCAATCGTAAGGTCGGCGTTGACAGTCAGCAGGCTGCGATTGGCAAAGGCAAGCCAATTGCCCTCAAACAATGGTTCAGAGGCGATTAACACAGAATCTGGGAACAACCCATCATCCCGCAGCCAATACAACGTGGGTACAGGAGAACGACTGGCAAATCGAGAAGCAACCAACTGTTGCCCATCACTCACAATCAGGTTGGCAGAGAAGTCAGTCTGGTACTGGTTTCCCAGGTCTTCCAGTACAGCAAGCATTTGCTGCAAGGCATCTGTTAAAGATGGCTGGGCTGTGGTTTCCAGTTCGTTCACCAGTAAAGCAAAAAGATGTTCAGAATCAGTGGAACCCTGGATAGATTGATAAATGCTGTCGCTTAAACGCTCACGAATCGGGCGATAGAGCGATCGCCGGAAGTTGTCAATGAAGCCATTATGAACCCCCAAGATGAGACCATGCTGAAAAGGCTGACAATTTACCAGATCAACGGATTGTCCTGTTGTGGCACTGCGAACATTAGCCAGTACGCAACCTGACTCCACATAGCGACTTAAACTGGGGAGATTTATATCATTCCAGGCTGGATAGATAGTCTTATACGTAAACGGAGCCGTTTGCCATTGCGAGTGATACCATCCCATCCCAAATCCATCTGCATTTACAACCCCAGAGGTCATTTCACGGGGTTGATAACTTTGCACAATTAAGGAATGTTCAGGTTTATAAATCAACCGATCAAGCTGGATTGGAGCACCCAAATAAGCAAGTAAGCGACACATGCAACGAAGTACGGAGGAACCTCAAAATCTTGACATACATCTATCGATAACAGCTACGGTCGCTGGCATGCCATGTACTTGCTAACGTTCGACTGCTTTTTCGTTTCTCTTGATAGACTGGTTAAGTTCACTCTATTTGTTGAATTCCTCAATGTCACGTTCCATTCAAAAACGCTCTGCTTTTGATAGCACTCAATTGATGCGCCGCGCTGATGATCTGATTTCAGCCGCGTCTAACCGCTATCGTATTACGGTACAGGTAGCAAACCGGGCAAAGCGCCGTCGTTTTGAGGATTTTGATAACAATGATGATCCATCTATGAAGCCTGTCATGCGTGCCATCATTGAAATGTCGGATGAATTGACTCAGCCCGAAATTATTGGTGAGCTATAAGCAGTCTCGCGATGAAATCACGGTTTGCTGTCACCGTTTTGCTATTGGCGATCGCCCCTGTTTCCGTGTTTGTTCCGACCTTTGTGGGGAACGAGCAGGCGATCGCTCAAATTATTCGCTCTGAAGGAGCCTGGCGCAAGGTTTACGAACAAATCCCAGATCTGCCACGAGAAAACCAATACATTGATCGGGAAACAGGTAAGGTCGCGGAAGAAAATACCCTCGTCAGTCGCCTAATTCGCTATCACCTCTATGTGAGAGGTCGTCCACCCTTTTACCGGTTAGATTGGAAAATCACGCTGGCAGAATATTTGGGCTTGAGCGGGCAAGTGGATGATTCAGACTATCCCAGCGGTAAGCGGCTCAACAAAAATCCTTTAGAAGGAGACCTGGCAGCGATTCGCAAGTTAAACCGCAGTCAGCGAGATGCACTCGTCCAGGCATTGGTGGATGCCTTTGTTCCCCAATCTACGCGATCGCGGCAGGTTGTGCCCAAACCTGTGATCCAGTTACCGCCCGGTGCAAAAGAGTAGGACTTTAACCTTCGTACACGTCTAAAGTGGAACGGTTGATTAAATCGGGAACTGGTTGGCGCATTGGTTGGAATCCAATGGCAGAGCAATTTAAAGGTTTGGTGGGAACTGATGACTGGTCATTGGAACTCACAGAAGCAGAATTTAGTGACTTCTGCCGCTTACTGAACCAACTGGTACACACCATCACAACCATGCAAGCAGAACTGATGGATGAAGAAGCGATCGCAGTTGAAGTTGAAAGCGATCTTCTGTGGCTGGAAGCAGAAGGTTATCCCCATGCTTATACGTTGCATTTAATTTTGCTAACTGGGCGACGCGGTGAGGGCTGTTGGCAGTCCGGTGCGATAATGCCACTTTGGCAGGCAGTGCAATCCATCCAGGTGTTTTGATCAGGCTTTTGCCAGTGCTAATCGGCGACCATAGGCGATCGCCGCAAACGCCATCAGATTCATAAACACACTATATATCGCTGCTGGAACTGCCATATCCGGGTTATTCAGCAATCCTGCGGTAATCGCGATCGCCAACGTGCCGTTTTGAACTCCCACCTCAATCGCAATGCAGATTTGCTGAGGAATCGGCAACTTTGCTAACTTGCTGCTGTAAAAACCAACCAGCGTTGCCAGAACGTTGAGTAAAAATGCGCTGACCCCTACCTGCACAAAAAAGCCAGGTAACCGTTTCCACTCAATGATGAGAATTGCCAGCAGAATCAACACCAGAAATGCGATCGCCAGCCGACTAATGACTCGTTCTAACTTCGCGGCAACTCCAGGAAATCGATAACGAATTACCATGCCAATGCTCACCGGAAACAGCGTAATCAGAAACACCTGCCCCATCATTTGACCCACTGGCAACGTAACCGCTGATGTTTGACCCATAAAATATTGCAGGAACACCTGGGTCAATAGTGGGATTGTGAAAACAGTAATTGTGCTGCTAAATGCCGTGAGCGTAATCGAAAGTGCCACATCCCCCTTGGCAAAATAGGTGATCAAGTTCGAGGAAGGACCACCAGGACAAATCGCTAGTATCATTAATCCAACAGCAATAGCTGGTTCCATCGGTACCACAAACGTAATCAAAAAGCCGATAAGTGGTAATAGAATGAGTTGATTTACTAACCCCACTACAACTGCTTTGGGATAGCGCCGGATGCGCTGAAAGTCGTCAGGGATGAGCGTCAATCCCATGCCCAACATGATGATTGCTAAGGCTGTGGGTAAAAGAACGGCTGTAAATAGATTCGCTTGCATGAACGAAGCTGGTTGCAATATTTGGTTAATGACAAAAAACAGTTTACAGGGCGATGGAATAGGCTCAGCGATCGCGACCCTTGCAAAAATTTCCATCCTGCCATTTACTAACTTGATTCATCAATTTTTTTTGCGAAAACTTTTGCCTACCCATGCTATATTTGTTAAGCTGAATCATCACATCGGGGCGTAGCGCAGCTTGGTAGCGCACTACTTTGGGGTAGTAGGGGTCGTGGGTTCAAATCCCGCCGCTCCGATGCAATGAAACCGCTCTTAATGAGCGGTTTTGGTTCTTTAAAGAAAACTGGCTCAGGGCAGGCCGATTCAATCAAGTATCTCGAACTGACACCTCATCCCATACAGTCTGCTCGTCGATAGGGGCAAATCTTTGATCTTTAGGGAAAGAACAACTTGTTATAAAGATCAGACTCTAGAATTAAGAGAAAGCTGGTCGTTAAATTCTTAACATTAGACCTGTTGGGAAACAACGAGAAAAATTTTGAAATCCTGATATGGTCTGTCTTTCAAAGTTTTTTTGATCAAATTACTGAAACACTTACCAGGAAAGGCTTTCAAGAATTTTTGAGCCTCTTGCATCACAACTCTATTACAGACCAGGAGGTTTGTCTCATGGTCAAACGAACGCTTCAGGCATCCCTTGCCAAAATGCAACAAGTCAAACAAGGATTCGCTTTAAAAGGGTGGATTGATAAGGAGATTAAATGATAAACCACTCATTTTGGTTTTATGGGATTGCTTTTTTTGGAATTATTCTTTTACGGTATTTTCTAGTAGCAGGCGGCACATATCTCTTCTTTTATTCTCCCGTTAGTCAAGTCTTGATTCATCATCAGTTGGCCTATCAATCACCTTCCTGGCGATCCATCCGTCACGATATTCAACTTTCGGTTTTTTCTGCTGGGGTATTTGCATTAGCCGCAGCTTGTATTCTCTCAGCCTATAACGGGGGCATGACTCGCCTGTATAGTGAGCCTCAACTCCATGGGCTGTGGTATTTAGGGGTTAGTTACGCCATAGTGTTGCTACTCCAGGATGCTTACTTTTATTTCACCCATCGCCTGTTTCATCATCCGTGGCTCTTTCGTTGGTTGCATCAGGGCCACCACCAATCGCGCTATCCTACTTCTTGGACTTCTTTTGCTTTTGACCCCTTAGAAGCGATCGTGCAATCTCTCTTCCTGGTTGGGATTGTTTTTGTGGTTCCGCTGCATTTCGTTACGATTGTTGCGGTGCTTGTGACGATGACGGTATGGGCTGTGGTAAATCACCTGGGAATTGATCGCCTCCCTCTGTCTTTTCCCCATAACTGGTTAGGAAGGTGGTTTATTGGGCCTGCCCATCACTCTGTTCATCACCTCAAATACACTGCGCATTATGGCCTGTATTTCACTTTCTGGGATAAGCTATTACACACTCAAGATCTCAAATATGACCAGACAATGCGCAGCCCAAGTCACCTCTGATGTTGGAAGCCTGCACCGCCATTTTTGACTGCGACATTCTGAACGGGATGAAAGTGATGCCATCGAAGGATTTTGGCTAGCTTTACGGGCGATTGGCGATCGCCTCGCTCCGTCAGATGAAGCCAGCCAGGGGAAGAGTACCAGAAATGGCAATGGCAAGAAAGCGAAGACAGGTAAGCCGTTAAGATTGGTTCCTGAAAAGTTAAGAGATGGACTGAAGAGATGGACTGAGAGGTGAGCAGTCTGTTAAGCCATGAAAGTTTTAGACAGAAGGCGGAGGTTGATGAGATGTTGAAGGCTACTGTTGAGGATGCAGCACGAGACTTAAAAGCTCTGCTGGAATAGGTTGCCAGGGGTGAAGAGGTAGTCTTGGTGGAGCAGGATAGGGAAGTTGCCCGCCTGATCCACCCTCAGCCAAGGGAGCAATGATTAGCAAATATGCGGGCGTTCCGAAGTTCTCTGCAAATTAAGGGTGAACCTCTAAGCGCAACGGTGAGTAAGGCACGTTGAAGGGAATAGGTTGAGATGATGGTTGCAATTATCGCTGAGCACATTGAAATAACGCCAGGTGTGTGTGGAGGGAGACCCCGCATTGTGGGACATCGGATCACAGTGCAGGATGTGGCAATCTGGCATGAGCGGATGGGACTGTCGCCAGATGAAATTGTGTCGCTTCATCCCACTATTTCTCTAGCAGATGTGTATGCGGCACTGGCTTACTATCACGATCACTTGGAAGAGATTCGGCAGCAAATGCGGGAAGATGAGACTCTGGCAGCAGAAATGCGGGATCAAACCCCATCTCTAGTGCAGCAAAAATTGAAGGATCGCCATGCCGGAAACGATTCGGTTTCACCTGGATGAGAATGTGAGTCAGGCGATCGCGGAAGGATTACGGCGGCGCGGGATTGATGTAACGACGACATCTGAAGTTGGACTGATGGCAGCTACAGATGAAGCTCAAGTTGAGTTCGCCCAACAACAGGGAAGGATAATTTTCACGCAGGATGCGGACTTCTTGCGCTTACATCGGGCTGGCGTTTCTCACTCCGGTATCACCTATTGTGTTCAGGGGAGCCGTTCAGTAGGCGAGATTATCCGGGGGCTTGTTCTGATTTAGGAGCTGTTAGAACCGGAAGAGATGGTAGGGAAAGTCGAGACTGTTAGGACGCAGCATCCTTCAGAACTGACTCCATCGCTTCTCGTAAAGAACTAAAGCTGGACAAGCTTTGGCGAATGCGACTTTTCAGCCAAGCCCAACACTTTTCAATTCGATTGAAATCTGGAGAATAAGCCGGTAGATACAATAAACGACAGCCCGCGGACTCAATCAGTTGAGCAATCCGTCCCCCATGATGAAATGTCGCGTTATCTAAAATCAAAACCTTTCCGGGCTTGAGCGTTGGCAGTAAACAGGTTTCGAGCCAGGTTTCAAACACGAGTCGATTACAACTGCCATGGATGGTAAAGGCAGCGCTCAACTGGTGCTCACAGTAAGCGGCGATCATATTGATGCGTTCACCTCGCCGCCCCGACTTGAGCGCTTCAAAGCGCACCCCTGGTTCACACCAACCATACCCATCATCGTCGCGTTCATCCATGCCTGATTCATCGACATCCACCCGGTCACAACCAGGTACCTGGGCGAGTTCTGCTAGGAATGCTGCTCGTTTGTCCTCATCCCGTTCGCGATAGCCATAGGTCTTTTTTTCGACTCAAACCCAGCTTCTGTAACGCCCTAGAAATCGTCCAGTCGCTGATTGGGTCGTCCCACAACTGGGCCATCTGCTTTTGGGTTTTGCCCCCATGCTGCTGAGCAAATTCGGCAAACTTGTCCCAATCAGTAATTTTGCTGTGCGTCTGATGCGGACGAGTGGATTTGGCTTGATAATCTCCAGTTGCCTTCTGCCGCTGCAGCCACAAGTCGATGGTGTTGCGACTGATCCCAAATACTTGTGCGGCTTCACTCTTCTTCATGCCGTCTAATTGGATGGCATTGATCACCTTTTGCCGCAAGTCATAACTGTAAGCTTTTGCCATTAGTCTACGAGCTTTTAGAGGGGTACATACCTCTCAGTCTACGTCCTAAGCATCTTGGCGACAGCTACAACTGTGGGTGATTAACCGGATTTGATATTACTCCAGAGCAACAAAAAGCGGCTATCCTTGCTCGATAAAAAAAACTGCGGATTTCATCAGGAGTTACGCAACTTTTCCAGACTGGGATCGAAATTGCCGCTAATGATGTCTAGCTCTATCGTGTTGGCTATACTCTAAGCTTTCTTTCTGCCTTCCCTGATGTTAATTAGTTCAAGGGAGAAAGCGGTAACGTTGACCAGATGTTGAAAAGTGCAGGTATCCCCTGTCAGACCGTGAAACTATCTGAATTGAGCCTCGCTTATGCTGTGTCATAACCGTAACTATACGGATTCTGTCTCCACTTGCGCCTAAAACTTCTTTCTCAAAAAAGGAACTTCTTCTTCGTCTCCACCATCTCAAGAGATAGCCGATGTTTGAAGAATGGATGAAAGAATTAACCCGTAGTTTTACCCATACAGTTAGCAGCGCGACGATTTGAGACGTAATCTCTCAAGGCCTGCTTCCCCCCGATTGAAGATTTCTTACTTTGCATATGGGAACTACCTGGAAAAGGTATTTCATCCTGCTTGCATCTGCAAGGGTCTGTTCACTGCAGACGTTGCAGACAAGTTATTGCAATGCTTCTACCTCATTGCAATACCGAGAAATCCAACTACCAAAGAACGGTGCCAAGCGAAGGGGTGCATCCTGCTTGTTAACTCTCTTTGGACATAACCACTCTTACGCTCTATGAAACCCTATCAACGGTCTCTGTTGTTTTTTCAAGCCGGAACCATGCCCATGAGTGCGGTTCTGCTGTTTTTTGCGCCCACGATTGTTTTTGCTCAAGCGGTGCCAGCTACAACTTCTACAGGAATAGAGAGTGCCGCGCCAACTACGACTCCTGCAAGTGCGGCAACTACCCCTACCCCTACAACCACTGCCTCTGTTCTTCCAGTTGCTATGCAGTCAGGGGTAAATTCAGGACCAGTTTACGTTCCGGTGCAGGTTCCACAATTCGTTTACCCGATCGCACAACCGGGAGTGTATCCCGTCTCAGCCCCCACTTATTCATCTGTGCCGACTTCATCTGTGCCAACGCAGATTGCGAATCCTGGGGGATTGACGGTTCAAGTTACCACACAAATTGGCATTCCTAATCAGGGAAGTTATCCGGTAATCGCACCTGCACCAGTTATCCCGATTGGAACAGGACAGGTTGGATATCTTGGTCTCCAGGGGGCTTATCCTGGTATGCCAACGAACCAGTCCGGGTATCCCTTTATTTATCCAGCAGGAGCTTACAATCCTAATTCTGCGCTGCTAACTCCGGCACAACCTTCAAACACAAATAGTTTTGTAGATGCGAACGCGAATCCAGCCTTGCTTCCCTGGGCAGCTCAAACATTGTGGCAACAGATTATTTCAGCACCAAACCCAGGCAATTCTCAGACAATATCAACTTTGCAGCAGATGCTCCGGGAGTATCCCAATTTCATTCCAGCCTACATCCAATTAGCTCAAGCATTCATTGCCAACAATCGCACCCAAGACGCTATTGCCACTCTAGAGCGAGGCATAGCTTTGTATCCTAACCAACCAGAGCTGGCGCGATCGCTCATTGTGGCGTTGGGTAACTCGAAACGATGGAATGAAGCGGCTATGGCTGCCCGCCAGTTTGTTATCCGTAATCCCAACAGTCCTTTGGTAAGCGAGTTTACGAAACTGGCAGATGAAAGTGTTAAATTGGCGCAGGCTCCCAGCAGCAATAGCAGTCCTGCCAGAGGCAGTGTCTTGAGCAACTTACTGACCACTGGACTGGGGTATTTACTGACTGGCAGAGGATCTTCTCCTATCGCCAATACACAAGCTCCCTGGTCATCTGTTTTCCCCAGTAGTAACGCAACAGGTAATCAGATGGCGCAGGAATTACTCAGTCAAGTGCAACTTCTGAATGATGCAGAAGTCAGCAACTACATCAACGATATTGGACGCAGGCTAGCGCAAGCTGCTGGACGCAGTGATTTTGAATTCTATGTGGTGAAAGATCGAGATTCTGGCGCGATCGCCCTTCCAAACAGCAAGATTTTTATCAGCGCAGGTTCTATTGCCAATACCAATTCCGAAGCTGAATTGGCATCGTTGATTGCCCGTCAAATAGGACATGCGGTTCTCTCCCACCCCAACAAACTTGCTCAGCGCGGCACGATTACCAATACATTGACTCGTTTGTTGCCTGCGATGGGTAGTTTAGTTAGCCCTAAAGTGAGAGACTTCAACAACAGCCCTACTGGCACGTTGGTTTCCGGGCTAATTAGCAACCTGAGTAACGGACTCCTGAAGCCAAATTACACGTCTCAGATGGTTAATGATGCCACTAGAACTGGCTCCCAATTGCTGGAAACAGCGGGATATAGGTCAGGCAGCTTGTTGAACATCAGCCTTGGGAGCGATCGCCATACTCAAATGAAAATCAAAGTACAGCAACTCCTAGGCACCTCTCAACCCTGGTGGAGCTTAGGAAGGTAGGAAGGACGAAAGGCAGGGGGGGAAAAAGAGAATGGGGTTGTGTGAGATAGAAAATGCCTCATCTCCCCTACTCCCCCACTCCCCTCTTATCTTCTAAAATTCCGATTCGTCGCTCAACGTTTCGATCAACAAATCCATCTGGCGTTGCCGCTGCGCCAGAAAAGTTTCACATTGGCGCAAGTTTTCTACAGCAACAGAAAAACGATCAAATACTTCAGCTAAGTCTAAATTGCCTGATTCAATCTGGGCGATCGCGGCTTCAATTTCCTTAACCGTTGCTTCGTAGCTCCAAGTAGTTCCGCTAGATTCTGATACGGAGTTGGAATCCAGCATGTTCGACTGAGAAGAAGGATGAACTTGTGCAGAGTTTGTTGAATCGCTCACGGGTTTCCTGAAGGATTAAGATTTCATGGCACAGTCTTCAAATTTATCAATCCCACACTGAATAGTATATTTTTGATCTCAAACTCAGCATCCGGTCTTCTTACCCCATTTCTTCTAACCTTGCGTCATTCGTCACTGACTGGGTAAGAACTTCAGTGACCAAGACCCTGAGTTGTCCCTCTTCAAGTTGAATGCGTAAATCCTGACCCGGTAAAATTCCCGCAGCCGTGCGAACAATGTTGCCGCTTTCTTGCCGGACAACAGCATACCCTCGCTTTAAGACGGCTTGGGGATCAAGCGTTCCTAGTTTTTGTCTTAAAAGCTGACAATGCTGCTTTGCTTGTTGATGTTGTCTCAAGCTTCCCTGAATCAGCCTTTGTTGTAGCCAATTCAATCGTTGTGCTTCATGTTGCAATCGTTGATCAAGCTTTAATTGATAAAGCCGACTCTCCAGACGTTGCAGGCGATCGCGAGTAATCTCCAGGCGATACTGCATTGCCTCACTCAATGCCAGCATCCGTTCCCGGTGCTCTGTATAAAGATCCGCAAGGCTAGGAACCGCCTGCTCTGCGGCGGCGGTTGGTGTATGAGCACAAACATCTGCCACCAAATCGGCTAAAGTCTCATCCCGTTGGTGACCAATCCCTGCAATCACGGGAATTGGACACTCTGCGATCGCTCGAACCACGCGCTCATCATTAAAGCACGCCATATCTTCGATCGCCCCGCCACCGCGTGATAGAATTAGTACGTCTGACCTACCATCCCGAACCACTCGATCAATGGCTCG is a window of Leptolyngbyaceae cyanobacterium JSC-12 DNA encoding:
- a CDS encoding TIGR03440 family protein (IMG reference gene:2510095017~PFAM: Formylglycine-generating sulfatase enzyme~TIGRFAM: TIGR03440 family protein), with product MEECREQTLALFHDVDHETFCRQAHPDFSPIGWHLGHIAYTEGLWILEHLAGMAPQFPEYRHLFAADTLPKCNRIHLPSLAEVKTYLSATRTQVFDYLKTAPLDQQRRLWLWLLQHESQHCETIAIVLALQEKQRYESSALCLPKTEVRSQASPIPDTRYLIPNSPANSRVKTLDCQIQRSQPEMIYIPAGYFAMGNDALDALDNEQPVHTVYLDAYWIDQTPVTCEQYRRFMQAGGYTQGEWWSPEGWAWLQANPVSQPLYWREDSAWDAHPVCGVSWYEAEAYANFVGKRLPTESEWEKAASWNPTRRQNQRFPWGDEFPTCDRCNHNHQIGHTTPIHHYPLGYSPYGCEDMLGNVWEWTASWFAGYPGFQSYPYRGYSQAYFDENHRVLRGGSWATRPWALRSTFRNWYHPHVREVFAGFRCAQDPA
- a CDS encoding TIGR03442 family protein (IMG reference gene:2510095018~TIGRFAM: TIGR03442 family protein) encodes the protein MCRLLAYLGAPIQLDRLIYKPEHSLIVQSYQPREMTSGVVNADGFGMGWYHSQWQTAPFTYKTIYPAWNDINLPSLSRYVESGCVLANVRSATTGQSVDLVNCQPFQHGLILGVHNGFIDNFRRSLYRPIRERLSDSIYQSIQGSTDSEHLFALLVNELETTAQPSLTDALQQMLAVLEDLGNQYQTDFSANLIVSDGQQLVASRFASRSPVPTLYWLRDDGLFPDSVLIASEPLFEGNWLAFANRSLLTVNADLTIETLYL
- a CDS encoding DNA-directed RNA polymerase, subunit K/omega (IMG reference gene:2510095019~PFAM: RNA polymerase Rpb6), yielding MSRSIQKRSAFDSTQLMRRADDLISAASNRYRITVQVANRAKRRRFEDFDNNDDPSMKPVMRAIIEMSDELTQPEIIGEL
- a CDS encoding hypothetical protein (IMG reference gene:2510095020); protein product: MKSRFAVTVLLLAIAPVSVFVPTFVGNEQAIAQIIRSEGAWRKVYEQIPDLPRENQYIDRETGKVAEENTLVSRLIRYHLYVRGRPPFYRLDWKITLAEYLGLSGQVDDSDYPSGKRLNKNPLEGDLAAIRKLNRSQRDALVQALVDAFVPQSTRSRQVVPKPVIQLPPGAKE
- a CDS encoding protein of unknown function DUF1818 (IMG reference gene:2510095021~PFAM: Domain of unknown function (DUF1818)~manually curated), encoding MERLIKSGTGWRIGWNPMAEQFKGLVGTDDWSLELTEAEFSDFCRLLNQLVHTITTMQAELMDEEAIAVEVESDLLWLEAEGYPHAYTLHLILLTGRRGEGCWQSGAIMPLWQAVQSIQVF
- a CDS encoding putative Na+-dependent transporter (IMG reference gene:2510095022~PFAM: Sodium Bile acid symporter family~TIGRFAM: bile acid transporter), producing MEIFARVAIAEPIPSPCKLFFVINQILQPASFMQANLFTAVLLPTALAIIMLGMGLTLIPDDFQRIRRYPKAVVVGLVNQLILLPLIGFLITFVVPMEPAIAVGLMILAICPGGPSSNLITYFAKGDVALSITLTAFSSTITVFTIPLLTQVFLQYFMGQTSAVTLPVGQMMGQVFLITLFPVSIGMVIRYRFPGVAAKLERVISRLAIAFLVLILLAILIIEWKRLPGFFVQVGVSAFLLNVLATLVGFYSSKLAKLPIPQQICIAIEVGVQNGTLAIAITAGLLNNPDMAVPAAIYSVFMNLMAFAAIAYGRRLALAKA
- a CDS encoding hypothetical protein (IMG reference gene:2510095024), which translates into the protein MVKRTLQASLAKMQQVKQGFALKGWIDKEIK
- a CDS encoding sterol desaturase (IMG reference gene:2510095025~PFAM: Fatty acid hydroxylase superfamily); its protein translation is MINHSFWFYGIAFFGIILLRYFLVAGGTYLFFYSPVSQVLIHHQLAYQSPSWRSIRHDIQLSVFSAGVFALAAACILSAYNGGMTRLYSEPQLHGLWYLGVSYAIVLLLQDAYFYFTHRLFHHPWLFRWLHQGHHQSRYPTSWTSFAFDPLEAIVQSLFLVGIVFVVPLHFVTIVAVLVTMTVWAVVNHLGIDRLPLSFPHNWLGRWFIGPAHHSVHHLKYTAHYGLYFTFWDKLLHTQDLKYDQTMRSPSHL
- a CDS encoding hypothetical protein (IMG reference gene:2510095027~PFAM: Protein of unknown function (DUF433)), encoding MMVAIIAEHIEITPGVCGGRPRIVGHRITVQDVAIWHERMGLSPDEIVSLHPTISLADVYAALAYYHDHLEEIRQQMREDETLAAEMRDQTPSLVQQKLKDRHAGNDSVSPG
- a CDS encoding Protein of unknown function DUF82 (IMG reference gene:2510095028~PFAM: Protein of unknown function DUF82) produces the protein MPETIRFHLDENVSQAIAEGLRRRGIDVTTTSEVGLMAATDEAQVEFAQQQGRIIFTQDADFLRLHRAGVSHSGITYCVQGSRSVGEIIRGLVLI
- a CDS encoding transposase (IMG reference gene:2510095030~PFAM: Transposase), with product MAKAYSYDLRQKVINAIQLDGMKKSEAAQVFGISRNTIDLWLQRQKATGDYQAKSTRPHQTHSKITDWDKFAEFAQQHGGKTQKQMAQLWDDPISDWTISRALQKLGLSRKKDLWLSRTG